The genomic interval GCATGCATGTCCATGTCGGGATCGAGGATGACGACCTGCGCATCGACCTGATGAATCAGGTCCGCTATTTCCTGCCGCATCTGCTGGCGCTGTCGACCTCCTCGCCTTTCTGGCGCGGGCGCGACATGGAACGCCGCTCCTACCGGCTCAGCGTCTGGCACGAGCTGCCGCGCACCGGCATGCCCGCCGGCTTCCAAAGCTATGGCGAATATCAGAGCCATGTCGCCGTGCTGGTGAATGCCGGGGTGATCGAGGATGCCAGCAAGCTGTGGTGGGACATCCGTCCGTCTTCCCGCTTTCCGACGCTGGAGATGCGCATCACCGACATCTGCACCCGGCTGGACGATGCGGTGACGGTCGCCGCACTCTACCGCTGCCTGCTGCGCATGCTGTGGCGGCTGAAGGCGCGCAACGTCACTTGGCGGCCCTACAAGAACCTGCTGATCGAGGAGAACCGCTGGCGGGCCCAGCGCTATGGCCTGGACAGCGGGCTGGTCGATTTCGGCCAGGGGCGGATCGTGCCCTATGCCGACCTGCTGGACGAGATCATCGATCTGACACGCGAGGACGCCCTGCATTTCGGCTGTACGGCCGAGGTCGAAAGGGCCCGCGAGATCCTCAAGCGTGGCACCAGCGCCCACCGGCAGATCGCGATCTTCCAGGCGGCGCTCGCCGACGGCGCCAGCGAGGACGAGGCGCTGCGGCGGGTGGTAGACTGGCTTGCGGAAGAGACGATGGTGGGGGTGCGCTGACGGCTCCTGTGGAGGCCGTCAGCGCAGAGGCGTGTCGAAGAGATGCGCCTCGCCCTGGACATGGATGCGCACGCGGCTGCCGATCCGCGGCAGATCCATGCTGGAATGGCGCAGAAGCAGCGGGCCGGGCTGGCCCGGCGCATTGCCCAGCGTGACCGCTACCTTGCAGACCGAGCCGCCGAACTCGACATCGACGACGCGGCCCCAGCCTGTGGCGCCACCGTCCCCGCCGTTGTGGGAGTGGTCGTGATCCACCACCAGCCGGAGCTGTTCCGGGCGCAGCATGATCTCGGCGGCGCCATTCCGCGATCCGCCGGCGACCGTCAGCCGGCCGAGGCTGCAACTGGCCCAGCCATTCTCGACCTCGGCCGGCAGGATGATGGCGTCGCCCAGGAAGGTCGCCGTCTCGCGGTCGCGCGGCCGGTGATACAGCTCCTGGGGCGGACCGGCCTGGGTCAGGCGGCCTTCGCGCATCACCGCCACCTGATCGGCGAAGGACAGCGCTTCGGCCTGATCGTGGGTGACGAGGATGGTGGCGATGTCGGCTTCGCGCAGCACGCGGGCGACGGTGCGGCGCAGTGAATCGCGCAAGCCGGTGTCGAGCGCCGAGAAGGGCTCGTCCAGCAGCATCAGCGCCGGCTTGCGGGCCAACGCGCGGGCCAGCGCGACGCGCTGCTGCTGGCCGCCCGACAGCTCATGCGGGCGGCGCTCCAGCATCTGCGGGTCAAGCTCCACCGCCTCCAGCAACTCCAAAATGCGGGTCCGCCGGGTCGGGTCGTTGCGCTCCAGGCCGAAGGCGATGTTGTCGGCGATGCTGAGATGCGGGAACAGGGCGCCGTCCTGCGGCACATAGCCGATGCCGCGGCGGTGGGCCGGCACCATCGTGCCGGCTTCGACCAGCGGCCGGCCGTCCAGCAGGATGCGGCCGCCGTCGGCGGTCTCGAAACCGGCGATGATGCGCAGCAGCGTGGTCTTGCCCGACCCGGAGCGGCCGACGATGGCGGTGCGGCTGCCGGCGCGCACCGACAGTGCGACGTCCTCCAGGGCCACCGCGTCGCCGTAGCGTTTTCCCAGTCCCTGAACCTGAAGGAAGCTCATCGTCCGGCGGCCCGTTTCGATTGGATGTGGAGAAGGATCGTCATCGGCAGCGACGCGGCGACCATCATCACCGCGTAGGGTGCCGCCCCGGCATAGTCGATCTCGCTGGTCAGCGCCCAGAATTCGGTGGCGAGCGTGCGCGTGCCGCTGGGTGCGAGCATCAGGGTCGCCGTCAGTTCGTTGGTGATGCCGAGCGCCACCATCGCCATGCTGGCGGCCGCACCGGGAGCGGCGAGCCGGAAGGTGATCTGGCGCACCGCCTGCAACGGCGTCCGGCCCAGCGCCATGGCGGCGCGCTCCAGCTCGACCGGCGCCTGGGCGATGCTGGCCCGCAGGCCAACCAGGGCGCGCGGCAGGAACAGCAGCATATAGGCCAGCAGCACGGTGCCGACGGTCTGGTAGAGCGGCAGGGCGACCCGGACGGTGATCGTCACCAGCGCCAGCGCCACCACGACGCCGGGCAGCGAGCCGACATAGTAATGGCAGGCTTCCAGAACCCGTTGCAGCCGGCTGGGCGCACGCACCGACAGCCACGCCATCGGGGCTGCGGCCAGTGTGGTCAGCAGGGCGCCGGCCAGCGCCAAGGCGACGGTCTGGACGATCGCGCCGCCAATGTCGGCACCCTGCCAGATGCGGGCGCCGCCGATCGCGAGCCAGCGGCCGAGCGTCAGCATCGGCACGCCGAGCGACAGGGCGGCGAACAGCAGCGGGATGGCCAAGCAGGGCAGGGTGGCCCGGCCGAGCTTGGCCGGTGCGGCCTGCCGCGCGGCGCCGCTGCCGACGCGGGCATAGCGCTCCTGCCCACGCAGCAGCGCCTCGCCGCCCATCAGTCCCATGCAGAGCAGAACCAGCACGCCGGCCAGCATGTTCGCCGCCGGGCCGTTGTAGGCCGACTGGAACTGG from Azospirillum sp. TSH100 carries:
- a CDS encoding ABC transporter ATP-binding protein codes for the protein MSFLQVQGLGKRYGDAVALEDVALSVRAGSRTAIVGRSGSGKTTLLRIIAGFETADGGRILLDGRPLVEAGTMVPAHRRGIGYVPQDGALFPHLSIADNIAFGLERNDPTRRTRILELLEAVELDPQMLERRPHELSGGQQQRVALARALARKPALMLLDEPFSALDTGLRDSLRRTVARVLREADIATILVTHDQAEALSFADQVAVMREGRLTQAGPPQELYHRPRDRETATFLGDAIILPAEVENGWASCSLGRLTVAGGSRNGAAEIMLRPEQLRLVVDHDHSHNGGDGGATGWGRVVDVEFGGSVCKVAVTLGNAPGQPGPLLLRHSSMDLPRIGSRVRIHVQGEAHLFDTPLR
- a CDS encoding iron ABC transporter permease is translated as MRRTGRAPLPVLAVTSLVAALALMPLAFVVWVTIQTGWDTVVELVFRRRVGELLGNTLLLVLLTLPLSVVVAVTLAWLTERSDLPGRRFWAWLAVAPLAVPAFVHSYAWVTVAPGMHGLAAAVLVSVLAYSPFLYLPVAAQLRRLDPTMEDVAASLGHGPWRVFLTVVLPQLRVAVYGGCLLIGLHLLAEYGLYVMIQFDTFTTAIVDQFQSAYNGPAANMLAGVLVLLCMGLMGGEALLRGQERYARVGSGAARQAAPAKLGRATLPCLAIPLLFAALSLGVPMLTLGRWLAIGGARIWQGADIGGAIVQTVALALAGALLTTLAAAPMAWLSVRAPSRLQRVLEACHYYVGSLPGVVVALALVTITVRVALPLYQTVGTVLLAYMLLFLPRALVGLRASIAQAPVELERAAMALGRTPLQAVRQITFRLAAPGAAASMAMVALGITNELTATLMLAPSGTRTLATEFWALTSEIDYAGAAPYAVMMVAASLPMTILLHIQSKRAAGR
- a CDS encoding carboxylate-amine ligase; translated protein: MTEPSFTLGLEEEYLLVDRGTRDIVPSPPDEMLEACQEQAPGRIHPEFLRCQIEVGTPVCETLEEARAELAALRGTVAGVADRYGLAPIAASTHPFAAWEPQKHTNRDRYNMLARDLGAPARRLMICGMHVHVGIEDDDLRIDLMNQVRYFLPHLLALSTSSPFWRGRDMERRSYRLSVWHELPRTGMPAGFQSYGEYQSHVAVLVNAGVIEDASKLWWDIRPSSRFPTLEMRITDICTRLDDAVTVAALYRCLLRMLWRLKARNVTWRPYKNLLIEENRWRAQRYGLDSGLVDFGQGRIVPYADLLDEIIDLTREDALHFGCTAEVERAREILKRGTSAHRQIAIFQAALADGASEDEALRRVVDWLAEETMVGVR